One Myxocyprinus asiaticus isolate MX2 ecotype Aquarium Trade chromosome 20, UBuf_Myxa_2, whole genome shotgun sequence genomic region harbors:
- the LOC127410844 gene encoding G-protein coupled receptor 26-like — protein MLIAELALSLLLVAIIIVSLLSNVVVLICFLYNAEIRKQVPGLFILNLTFCNLIMSASSMPLTLFGVLSNAHPGGHVFCQMVGFLDTFLTTNSMLSMAALSIDRWVAVVFPLSYCSRIRHRDAVIALTYTWVHSLSFSVVATCLSWVGYHQLYASCTLCNGRAVNAKMQFAIYMLVLHSLTFLLVSVVLCVTYLKVLKVARFHCKRIDVITMQTLVLLVDIHPSVRQRCLEEQKRRRQRATRKISTFIGTFFICFTPYVITRIVELFVTEPFNPYWGVLCKSLAYSKAACDPFVYSLLRHQYRTTCSDLINRLMKRSSLNASRHYQENVKIRKTAEIRKIQRVEEIVKDGELKPDLQTEDFCCYRDE, from the exons ATGCTCATAGCGGAGCTCGCGCTTTCTCTTCTGCTCGTCGCGATCATCATTGTGTCGCTGCTGTCCAATGTGGTGGTTCTGATCTGTTTCCTGTACAATGCAGAAATTCGGAAGCAGGTGCCAGGGTTGTTTATACTCAATTTGACCTTCTGCAACCTGATTATGTCGGCCTCCAGCATGCCACTGACTCTTTTCGGGGTGTTGAGTAATGCGCATCCGGGAGGACACGTTTTCTGTCAGATGGTcggatttttggacactttcctgACCACTAACTCCATGCTGAGTATGGCAGCGCTTAGCATTGACCGGTGGGTTGCTGTAGTGTTCCCTTTGAGTTACTGTTCCAGAATCCGTCACCGGGACGCCGTGATCGCTCTGACTTACACGTGGGTCCACTCACTTTCATTCTCTGTGGTGGCAACGTGCCTCTCCTGGGTGGGTTACCATCAGCTGTACGCTTCCTGCACACTCTGTAACGGCAGAGCGGTCAACGCCAAGATGCAATTCGCGATTTACATGCTCGTACTGCACTCGCTCACGTTTCTGTTGGTTTCGGTGGTGCTGTGCGTCACGTATCTGAAAGTGCTCAAAGTGGCGCGCTTTCACTGCAAGCGCATAGACGTGATCACCATGCAAACACTCGTGCTGCTAGTGGACATTCACCCGAG TGTTCGTCAGCGCTGTTTGGAGGAGCAAAAAAGGAGGAGACAGAGAGCCACCCGCAAAATTAGTACCTTCATTGGAACCTTCTTCATTTGTTTCACTCCTTATGTCATCACCAG GATTGTGGAGCTGTTTGTGACTGAGCCATTTAATCCGTATTGGGGTGTGCTTTGTAAGAGCCTGGCATACAGCAAAGCTGCATGTGACCCTTTTGTCTACTCCCTTCTGCGCCACCAATACCGGACAACCTGCAGTGACCTCATCAATCGGCTCATGAAGCGCAGTTCCCTAAATGCCTCCAGACATTATCAGGAAAATGTAAAGATCAGAAAGACTGCGGAAATCAGAAAAATTCAAAGGGTTGAGGAAATAGTAAAAGATGGGGAGTTGAAACCAGACCTACAGACTGAGGATTTCTGTTGCTATAGAGATGAATAA